In Myxococcus stipitatus, the following are encoded in one genomic region:
- a CDS encoding glucose 1-dehydrogenase, translated as MKRVEGKVALITGAAGGLGSAAARMLAREGARVVVTDRAAQEAAGRAVAASLGDGQGMFLALDVTREEDWVRAMEATQERFGRLDVLVNNAGMGVPKDVENLSLEEWRLVHAVNLDGTFLGCKHGIRAMRQCGARGSIINVSSQAGLVGVPPLAAYATAKGAVRMFTKTVALHCAEKGYGIRCNSVHPTFIETNMVKALMDATGTPDLAREGMRRSIPLGSMGEPDDVAHAIVYLASDESKLMTGAEFVLDGGSTA; from the coding sequence ATGAAACGCGTGGAAGGCAAGGTGGCACTGATTACGGGCGCGGCGGGCGGGCTGGGCAGCGCGGCGGCGCGGATGCTCGCGCGCGAGGGCGCACGAGTCGTCGTGACGGACCGGGCCGCGCAGGAGGCGGCGGGACGCGCGGTGGCGGCGTCGCTGGGTGACGGCCAGGGGATGTTCCTCGCGCTGGACGTCACGCGCGAGGAGGACTGGGTCCGCGCCATGGAGGCGACGCAGGAGCGCTTCGGCCGGTTGGACGTGCTCGTCAACAACGCGGGCATGGGTGTCCCCAAGGACGTGGAGAACCTCTCCCTGGAGGAGTGGCGGCTGGTGCACGCCGTCAACCTGGACGGCACGTTCCTGGGCTGCAAGCACGGCATCCGCGCCATGCGCCAGTGCGGCGCGCGAGGCTCCATCATCAACGTCTCCTCGCAGGCGGGCCTCGTGGGAGTGCCTCCGCTCGCGGCCTACGCCACCGCGAAGGGCGCCGTGCGCATGTTCACCAAGACGGTGGCGCTGCACTGCGCGGAGAAGGGCTACGGCATCCGCTGCAACTCCGTCCACCCCACCTTCATCGAGACGAACATGGTGAAGGCGCTGATGGACGCCACCGGCACGCCGGACCTCGCGCGGGAGGGCATGCGCCGCTCGATTCCGTTGGGCTCGATGGGTGAACCGGACGACGTCGCCCACGCCATCGTCTACCTCGCCTCGGATGAGTCGAAGCTGATGACCGGCGCGGAGTTCGTGCTCGACGGAGGTTCCACCGCCTAG
- a CDS encoding zf-TFIIB domain-containing protein, producing MNRHCPICPQPAPTLRVIDIRGVSVDTCPRCTGHWLDVGELERLAPGWKTEAIEAAMPSASRRCRHSRHHVPPTREACGLCGSPAARCPDCETFLSQVRTEVCAVDLCGHCRGIWLDANELKALTTWYRDNRRSLKVGPTAGGAAAAAAAAIALAQVTGESAGESKVAKAVVTTLEHAGTAMDVTELGVDVVDAAGITLDSVGNAVEAAVEGASAISEAVGGVLEVVAGLFP from the coding sequence ATGAACCGCCACTGCCCCATCTGCCCACAACCTGCCCCCACGCTGCGCGTCATCGACATCCGAGGTGTCTCCGTCGACACCTGTCCCCGATGCACCGGGCACTGGTTGGACGTGGGAGAGCTGGAACGGCTGGCACCCGGTTGGAAGACGGAGGCCATTGAAGCGGCCATGCCCTCGGCCTCCCGGCGCTGCCGTCACTCCCGCCATCATGTTCCACCCACGCGCGAAGCCTGTGGCCTGTGTGGCTCACCCGCTGCGCGTTGTCCCGACTGCGAGACGTTCCTCTCGCAGGTGCGCACCGAGGTTTGCGCCGTGGACCTCTGCGGGCACTGCCGTGGCATCTGGCTGGATGCGAACGAGCTGAAGGCGCTGACCACGTGGTACCGGGACAACCGGCGGTCGCTCAAGGTGGGCCCGACGGCGGGTGGAGCGGCGGCAGCGGCGGCGGCGGCCATCGCGCTCGCCCAGGTGACGGGCGAATCGGCGGGCGAGTCCAAGGTGGCCAAGGCCGTCGTGACCACACTGGAGCACGCGGGCACCGCGATGGATGTGACGGAGCTGGGCGTGGATGTGGTCGACGCCGCGGGGATTACCCTGGACTCGGTGGGCAACGCCGTCGAGGCCGCCGTGGAGGGCGCCAGCGCTATCAGTGAAGCGGTGGGTGGGGTCCTGGAGGTGGTGGCGGGGTTGTTCCCTTGA
- a CDS encoding PilZ domain-containing protein, with protein MMNPVSPDSSAVDDRRLFPRLQAPLYARPARLKFGDKQRVLDASLGGVRIYSDELYAEGSQLEVDLYPGDGSTLECRARVAWLRKLPKDAVARYEVGLAFMDVSPETLERLKSVLVAED; from the coding sequence ATGATGAACCCAGTCAGTCCCGATAGCAGCGCCGTGGATGACCGCCGTTTGTTTCCACGCCTCCAGGCCCCGCTCTACGCGCGCCCGGCCCGGCTGAAGTTCGGAGACAAGCAGCGGGTGTTGGATGCCAGCCTCGGTGGCGTGCGCATCTACTCCGACGAACTGTACGCCGAGGGCAGCCAGCTCGAGGTGGACCTGTATCCCGGAGATGGCTCCACGCTGGAGTGCCGCGCGCGTGTCGCGTGGTTGCGCAAGCTGCCCAAGGACGCCGTGGCCCGGTACGAAGTGGGCCTCGCGTTCATGGACGTCTCGCCGGAGACGCTCGAGCGGCTCAAGTCGGTGCTCGTCGCCGAGGACTGA
- a CDS encoding ELWxxDGT repeat protein: MRFWSCGLVVMGCLLASCSSSTSTPEPVEEVGVMASGLWDYCSRTAVSLGVTPVEDQPFSPVMAVSGGGMVFGVVDPASGHEPWVSSGSPGAGTRLLKDLFPGPQGSNPRGFTRVGSRVFFAADDPAAGRELFVTDGTAAGTQRVKDIWPGPTGSFPDSLYAYGGLLYFTAGDADHGRELWRSDGTSAGTSLVVDLVQGMEDSSPDLLTRGGDGALYFKAIDSSGLFSRLMRMGSSLTVTEVFRITSDPGIQAPLVPVGRKLFFATGGTHGVVGALRVTDSGGPAVVLGQFSMLGDMAGVDGLLLFSATQGEGSEDMELWRSDGTAPGTVLVEDAQAGPVGSTPDQFTVLSDQLFFSADDGIHGAEPWVSDGTAAGTHLFGDLELGPGGSSPQGLTTVEDHFFFSADVYGRGEEPWVSNGLRVGTVALTELAPGPASSSPRGFLRSGWSVFFSAADGSGVRWMYALPFRPDGQCPP; this comes from the coding sequence ATGCGGTTCTGGAGCTGTGGCCTGGTGGTGATGGGGTGTCTGCTCGCGAGTTGTTCCTCCTCGACGAGCACACCGGAGCCGGTGGAGGAGGTGGGCGTCATGGCCTCGGGCCTCTGGGACTACTGCTCGAGGACCGCCGTGTCGTTGGGCGTCACGCCGGTGGAGGACCAGCCGTTCTCCCCTGTCATGGCGGTCAGCGGCGGGGGCATGGTGTTCGGGGTGGTGGACCCTGCTTCGGGCCATGAGCCGTGGGTGAGCAGCGGAAGCCCGGGGGCCGGCACGCGGCTGCTCAAGGACCTCTTCCCTGGACCTCAGGGGTCGAACCCGCGCGGGTTCACCCGTGTGGGGAGCCGGGTGTTCTTCGCCGCGGATGACCCGGCGGCGGGGCGCGAGCTGTTCGTGACGGATGGAACCGCGGCCGGCACTCAGCGGGTGAAGGACATCTGGCCGGGGCCCACCGGCTCGTTCCCGGATTCGCTCTACGCTTATGGGGGGCTGCTCTACTTCACGGCGGGAGACGCGGACCATGGGCGGGAGCTGTGGCGCAGCGACGGCACGTCCGCCGGGACGAGCCTCGTCGTGGACCTGGTCCAGGGCATGGAGGACTCCTCTCCCGACCTGCTCACCCGGGGTGGGGACGGGGCGCTCTACTTCAAGGCGATCGACAGCAGCGGCCTGTTCTCACGCCTGATGCGCATGGGCTCGAGCCTGACCGTCACCGAGGTGTTCCGCATCACGAGCGACCCCGGCATCCAGGCCCCCTTGGTTCCCGTGGGGCGGAAGCTGTTCTTCGCCACGGGCGGGACGCACGGCGTCGTCGGGGCGCTGAGGGTGACGGATTCCGGGGGGCCCGCGGTGGTGTTGGGGCAGTTCTCGATGCTGGGAGACATGGCGGGAGTGGACGGGCTCTTGCTCTTCAGCGCCACCCAGGGGGAGGGGAGCGAGGACATGGAGCTGTGGCGCAGCGACGGCACCGCGCCGGGCACCGTGCTCGTCGAGGATGCGCAGGCGGGCCCGGTGGGGTCGACCCCCGACCAGTTCACGGTGCTGAGCGACCAGCTCTTCTTCTCCGCGGACGATGGAATCCATGGCGCGGAGCCTTGGGTGAGCGACGGCACGGCGGCGGGGACCCATCTGTTCGGAGACCTGGAGCTGGGGCCTGGCGGCTCATCTCCGCAGGGGTTGACGACCGTGGAGGACCACTTCTTCTTCAGCGCGGATGTCTACGGGCGGGGTGAGGAGCCCTGGGTGAGCAACGGCCTGCGGGTGGGGACCGTGGCGCTGACGGAGCTTGCCCCCGGGCCGGCGTCCTCGTCGCCGCGAGGCTTCCTTCGCTCCGGTTGGAGCGTCTTCTTCTCGGCCGCGGATGGGAGCGGCGTCCGGTGGATGTACGCGCTGCCCTTCCGGCCGGATGGGCAATGCCCGCCCTGA
- a CDS encoding zinc-dependent alcohol dehydrogenase family protein, translating into MKAVRFSKFGHPLKVVEVVEEPDAELKPGEARLEVLATPINPSDVLTLSGQYGSLPKLPAVPGNEGVGRVIEVKDSTSVRVGDLVFLPLGAGTWRTRLVTPAAELLVVPPGTDVKQASMLFINPPTADILLREFVSLQPGEWVLQNAANSAVGRYLITLAKLSGYKTLNVVRREELATELTELGADVVLTDTDELPKRVREATGGAKVRLAIDAVGGDSTRRLGDSLASGGTVVNYGVMSGKGPKLSAEASIFKDITLRGFWLVLWLKRASREQQRETFGRLAKLMTDGTLRAPVEGTFSLDAIQDALARSMEGGRGGKVLLTPNGPV; encoded by the coding sequence ATGAAAGCGGTCCGGTTCTCGAAGTTCGGGCATCCGTTGAAGGTGGTGGAGGTGGTGGAGGAGCCCGACGCGGAGCTCAAGCCCGGCGAGGCCCGGCTGGAGGTGCTGGCCACGCCCATCAACCCCTCGGACGTCCTCACCCTCTCGGGTCAATACGGCTCGCTGCCCAAGCTGCCCGCGGTCCCCGGCAACGAGGGCGTGGGCCGCGTCATCGAGGTGAAGGACTCCACCTCCGTGCGCGTGGGAGACCTGGTGTTCCTGCCCCTGGGCGCGGGCACGTGGCGCACGCGGCTGGTGACGCCCGCGGCGGAGCTGCTCGTGGTACCGCCGGGCACCGACGTGAAGCAGGCGTCCATGTTGTTCATCAACCCGCCCACCGCCGACATCCTCCTGCGCGAGTTCGTGTCCCTCCAGCCCGGCGAGTGGGTGCTCCAGAACGCGGCCAACTCCGCGGTGGGCCGCTACCTCATCACCCTGGCGAAGCTTTCGGGCTACAAGACGCTCAACGTGGTGCGCCGCGAGGAGCTGGCCACGGAGCTCACCGAGCTGGGCGCGGACGTCGTGCTGACGGACACGGACGAGTTGCCCAAGCGCGTGCGCGAGGCGACGGGCGGCGCCAAGGTGCGGCTGGCCATCGACGCGGTGGGGGGAGACTCCACGCGGCGGCTCGGTGATTCGCTGGCCTCGGGAGGCACGGTGGTCAACTACGGCGTCATGTCCGGCAAGGGCCCCAAGCTGTCGGCGGAGGCCTCCATCTTCAAGGACATCACCCTGCGCGGCTTCTGGCTGGTGCTATGGCTCAAGCGCGCCTCGCGCGAGCAGCAGCGCGAGACGTTCGGCCGGCTGGCGAAGCTGATGACGGACGGCACGCTGAGGGCGCCCGTGGAGGGCACCTTCTCGCTGGACGCCATCCAGGACGCGCTCGCGCGCTCGATGGAAGGTGGCCGTGGCGGCAAGGTGCTGCTCACGCCCAACGGACCGGTCTGA
- a CDS encoding molybdopterin oxidoreductase family protein, whose translation MSATDTSRVHFRTCNLCEAMCGLRIELKGERITSIRGDEEDPFSRGHVCPKALALKDLHEDPDRLRHPMRRTATGWEQVSWEEALDEAARKLHSVQKTYGNDAVASYLGNPNVHNLGNMVFAPMLVRTLRSRNRFSATSVDQLPHHLVAYAMFGHQLLLPIPDLDHTRLLLVLGANPLASNGSLMTAPDIRARLRAIQERGGKLIVVDPRRTETAAIADTHVFIRPGTDALLLLALVHVVLVEEPPRPHHLSTRLEGLETVRELVRDFPPERAARHTGVPAEVVRTLARDFIASESAVCYGRMGLSTQPFGTLCQWLINVLNIATGNLDRRGGAMFTQPAFDIVGGPRAMGLGRGSLGRWKSRVRGLPEFGGELPSAVMAEEMLTPGEGRIHALITLAGNPVLSTPNGAQLERALAGLDFMVSLDPYLNETTRHAHLILPPVSPLERGHYDVAFHVLAVRNTAKYSPPLFQPAPGAHADWETTLELQHRLQNLRRGRPSLRQTLLHQTLRRMGPERLLDLGLRLGPHGARFNPLRKGLSLSALRESPHGIDLGPLQPCLPGRLQTKDRRVHLAPEVLTADLRRLRDTFPEHSAPEPVAGDEPLLLIGRRHLRDNNSWMHNVQGLVKGKPRCTLMMHPEDASKLGLAEGMNAVVTSRVGEVTVPVAVTGDIMPGVVSLPHGYGHRRQGTGQRIAAEHAGISTNDLTDELAVDAPSGNAAFNGTPVRVRPAEAPPEASTPAA comes from the coding sequence ATGAGCGCCACGGACACGTCCCGGGTCCATTTCCGCACGTGCAACCTGTGCGAGGCCATGTGTGGCCTTCGCATCGAGCTGAAGGGTGAGCGCATCACCTCCATCCGGGGAGATGAAGAAGACCCGTTCAGCCGAGGTCACGTCTGCCCCAAGGCGCTGGCGCTCAAGGATTTGCACGAGGACCCGGACCGGCTGCGCCACCCCATGCGGCGCACGGCGACGGGCTGGGAGCAGGTGTCCTGGGAGGAGGCGCTGGACGAGGCCGCGCGCAAGCTGCACTCGGTGCAGAAGACGTACGGGAACGACGCGGTGGCCTCGTACCTGGGCAATCCCAACGTGCACAACCTGGGCAACATGGTGTTCGCGCCCATGCTGGTGCGCACGCTGCGCTCGCGAAACCGCTTCTCCGCGACGTCGGTGGACCAACTGCCGCACCACCTCGTCGCCTACGCCATGTTCGGCCACCAGTTGCTGCTGCCCATCCCGGACCTGGACCACACCCGGCTCCTGCTGGTGCTGGGGGCCAATCCGCTCGCGTCCAACGGCAGCTTGATGACGGCGCCGGACATCCGCGCGCGGCTGCGAGCCATCCAGGAGCGCGGCGGCAAGCTCATCGTCGTGGACCCGCGCCGCACGGAGACGGCCGCCATCGCCGACACCCACGTCTTCATCCGCCCCGGCACCGACGCGCTCCTGCTCCTGGCCCTGGTGCACGTGGTCCTGGTGGAAGAGCCGCCGCGCCCCCATCACCTGAGCACGCGGCTGGAGGGGCTGGAGACGGTGCGGGAGCTCGTCCGCGACTTCCCACCCGAGCGCGCCGCACGGCACACGGGTGTCCCCGCGGAGGTGGTGCGCACGCTCGCGCGCGACTTCATCGCGTCGGAGAGCGCGGTCTGCTACGGGCGCATGGGCCTGTCCACCCAGCCCTTCGGCACGCTGTGCCAGTGGCTCATCAACGTCCTCAACATCGCGACGGGCAACCTGGACCGGCGCGGCGGCGCCATGTTCACCCAGCCCGCGTTCGACATCGTCGGAGGTCCTCGCGCGATGGGGCTGGGCCGGGGCAGCCTGGGCCGCTGGAAGAGCCGCGTGCGAGGGCTGCCGGAGTTCGGCGGCGAGTTGCCCTCCGCCGTCATGGCGGAGGAGATGCTCACGCCAGGCGAGGGGCGCATCCACGCGCTCATCACGCTGGCCGGCAACCCCGTGCTGTCCACGCCCAACGGCGCGCAACTGGAGCGCGCGCTCGCGGGCCTCGACTTCATGGTGAGCCTGGACCCGTACCTCAACGAGACGACGCGCCACGCGCACCTCATCCTCCCGCCCGTCTCGCCGCTGGAGCGCGGCCACTACGACGTGGCCTTCCACGTCCTGGCCGTGCGCAACACCGCCAAGTACTCGCCGCCGCTCTTCCAGCCCGCGCCCGGTGCACACGCGGACTGGGAGACCACGCTCGAGCTTCAACACCGGTTGCAGAACCTGCGGCGAGGCCGTCCTTCGTTGAGGCAGACACTGCTGCACCAGACGCTGCGGCGGATGGGGCCGGAGCGGCTGTTGGACCTCGGGCTGCGCCTGGGGCCTCACGGCGCCCGCTTCAATCCCCTGCGCAAGGGCCTGTCGCTCTCGGCGCTACGCGAGTCACCGCACGGCATCGACCTGGGCCCCCTCCAGCCCTGTCTGCCGGGCCGGCTCCAGACAAAGGACCGCCGCGTGCACCTGGCCCCCGAGGTCCTGACGGCGGACCTGCGCCGGCTGCGCGACACCTTCCCGGAGCACAGCGCGCCCGAGCCCGTGGCGGGAGACGAGCCCCTGCTGCTCATCGGCCGCCGCCACCTGCGCGACAACAACTCCTGGATGCACAACGTGCAGGGGCTGGTGAAGGGCAAGCCGCGCTGCACGCTGATGATGCACCCCGAGGACGCGTCGAAGCTGGGGCTCGCCGAGGGGATGAACGCCGTGGTCACCTCACGCGTGGGCGAGGTGACGGTGCCCGTCGCGGTGACGGGCGACATCATGCCGGGCGTGGTGAGCCTGCCTCACGGCTACGGGCACCGGCGCCAGGGCACGGGCCAGCGCATCGCCGCCGAGCACGCGGGCATCAGCACCAATGACCTCACGGACGAGCTCGCCGTGGACGCGCCCAGCGGCAACGCGGCCTTCAACGGTACACCGGTGCGGGTGAGGCCGGCCGAGGCGCCGCCGGAAGCCTCCACACCAGCGGCGTGA
- a CDS encoding galactose oxidase-like domain-containing protein, with translation MPQHRFISCPNPRTFWWLALAVLPALAQAQTPAQVGSWSSLMTWPISATHTSLLPDGKVMFIGEYEQGALPPRRWDPSTGALTTFPYVGYNIFCSGHSFLSNGKLFYSGGHIAVDVGRTNTSSFDFNTSSWTQGPTMNAGRWYPSNTTLNNGDVVIVSGEMNGPGDINLIPQRYIAATNTLRTLTSASMNVPFYPKNFLAPNGKVFYAGSLRRSMWLDPTGNGAWSNGPNSNYGTRSYGPAVYIDGKVYLIGGSQPPTETVEVLDLNAATPTWQYVAPMSIRRRQHNAVLLPDATIAVFGGSSGSGFNDSNFPVNYVEVYNPATNSWTSMASAATYRGYHSTAVLLPDGRVLSAGGYMDTTAQVFSPPYLFKGARPTIASAPTTSLPGAQFTITTPDAANISRVSLIALNSTTHTFDMNQRFLTLAFTRGAGSLNVTAPPNRNVAPPGYYQLFIVNNAGVPSVGKRLRIPPP, from the coding sequence ATGCCCCAGCACCGCTTCATCTCTTGCCCCAACCCGCGCACCTTCTGGTGGCTGGCTCTCGCGGTGCTCCCCGCCCTCGCCCAGGCCCAGACGCCCGCCCAGGTGGGGAGCTGGTCCAGCCTCATGACGTGGCCCATCTCCGCCACCCACACCTCCCTGCTGCCCGACGGCAAGGTGATGTTCATCGGCGAGTACGAACAGGGCGCGCTCCCGCCTCGGCGCTGGGACCCCTCCACGGGGGCGCTCACCACGTTCCCCTACGTGGGCTACAACATCTTCTGCTCCGGCCACTCCTTCCTCTCCAACGGCAAGCTGTTCTACAGCGGAGGACACATCGCCGTGGACGTCGGCCGGACCAACACCAGCTCCTTCGACTTCAACACGAGCAGTTGGACGCAAGGCCCCACGATGAACGCGGGGCGCTGGTATCCCAGCAACACCACGCTCAACAACGGCGATGTGGTGATTGTCTCCGGAGAGATGAACGGGCCGGGCGACATCAACTTGATTCCCCAGCGCTACATCGCGGCCACCAACACCCTGCGGACGCTGACCAGCGCGAGCATGAACGTGCCGTTCTATCCCAAGAACTTCCTGGCCCCCAACGGCAAGGTCTTCTACGCCGGGTCGCTGCGCCGCTCGATGTGGCTGGACCCGACCGGCAACGGCGCCTGGAGCAACGGCCCCAACAGCAACTACGGCACCCGCAGCTACGGGCCCGCCGTCTACATCGACGGGAAGGTGTATCTCATCGGCGGAAGCCAGCCCCCCACCGAGACGGTCGAGGTCCTCGACCTCAACGCCGCCACGCCCACCTGGCAGTATGTGGCCCCCATGAGCATCCGCCGGCGCCAGCACAACGCGGTGCTGCTGCCGGACGCCACCATCGCCGTCTTCGGAGGGAGCAGCGGCAGCGGCTTCAACGACTCCAACTTTCCCGTCAACTACGTGGAGGTCTACAACCCCGCCACCAACAGCTGGACGTCCATGGCCAGCGCCGCGACCTACCGGGGCTATCACTCCACCGCCGTCCTCCTGCCCGACGGACGCGTGCTGTCGGCGGGCGGCTACATGGACACCACCGCGCAGGTGTTCTCCCCGCCCTACCTCTTCAAGGGCGCGCGCCCCACCATCGCCTCCGCCCCCACCACGTCCCTGCCCGGCGCCCAGTTCACCATCACCACCCCCGACGCGGCCAACATCAGTCGCGTGAGCCTCATCGCCCTCAACTCGACGACGCACACATTCGACATGAACCAGCGCTTCCTCACCCTGGCCTTCACACGCGGCGCGGGCAGCCTCAACGTCACCGCGCCCCCCAACCGCAACGTCGCGCCACCGGGTTACTATCAGCTCTTCATCGTCAACAACGCGGGCGTGCCCTCCGTTGGGAAGCGCCTGCGCATCCCCCCTCCCTGA
- a CDS encoding TetR/AcrR family transcriptional regulator, whose translation MARREKPAVGKLPSAKPREGTAVHAKGHERVERILDAAMDVLVEDGYAGLSLRGVAQRAGLSLGNLQYYFPAKQDVVRALLSRYLEGTIRRVRERMEGGGKEPARRLRHALDSILEDQESPRHFQLFAELWALAARDAMVADALRVFYAGYREGLVELLQALTPGLTPARRERRAALLMAFFEGLSLFRGGGSLASASVPGVEQELRALWDEFAEGSAEGLSPRRRAPT comes from the coding sequence ATGGCGCGGCGTGAGAAGCCCGCGGTGGGGAAGCTCCCCTCCGCGAAGCCCCGGGAGGGCACCGCGGTTCACGCGAAGGGACATGAGCGCGTGGAGCGCATCCTCGACGCGGCCATGGACGTGCTGGTGGAGGACGGCTACGCGGGCCTGAGCCTGCGCGGCGTGGCCCAGCGCGCGGGGCTGAGCCTGGGCAACCTCCAGTACTACTTCCCGGCCAAGCAGGACGTGGTGCGCGCGCTGCTCTCGCGCTACCTGGAGGGCACCATCCGCCGCGTGCGGGAGCGGATGGAGGGAGGCGGCAAGGAGCCCGCGAGGCGGCTTCGCCACGCGCTCGACTCCATCCTGGAGGACCAGGAGTCGCCCCGGCACTTCCAGCTCTTCGCGGAGCTGTGGGCCCTGGCCGCGCGGGACGCCATGGTCGCGGACGCGTTGCGCGTGTTCTACGCGGGCTATCGCGAGGGACTCGTCGAACTGTTGCAGGCGCTCACGCCGGGCCTCACCCCCGCTCGGAGGGAGCGGCGCGCGGCCCTGCTGATGGCGTTCTTCGAGGGCCTGTCCCTCTTCCGAGGCGGCGGCAGCCTGGCGTCCGCGTCGGTGCCAGGCGTGGAGCAGGAGCTGCGAGCCCTCTGGGATGAGTTCGCGGAGGGCTCGGCGGAGGGGCTCAGTCCTCGGCGACGAGCACCGACTTGA
- a CDS encoding saccharopine dehydrogenase, translating to MVTEESVVLVGGYGVVGVRLARLLRERHPELPLIIAGRRSEPAKELAEQLGRAQGVALDIRAREPLAALGGKPRAVVSLVNDSEDHLLLSAARDGVPLLDITRWTSRVRAALLRLSGTPPRAPVVLGSAWMAGLVPRMVAMVAPRVGRLERVDVGIRFALADAAGPDSLEYVDRLGLSFDVTEQGQERQVLPLTDGRRVTFSDGRSTRVYRLDTPEQATLPAVLGARSVATRLGYDSSSATWTLVVLQRLGILRLLQHPRLTPLRRSLLTVNGSGAEAAWLADVEGERGHIRIEVVDPQGQAHLTAVGALLGVERLLGVDGAPPPPAGVWFPEHEPRADETLATLRACGVQVKLDEARVKEAA from the coding sequence ATGGTGACCGAGGAGAGTGTGGTCCTGGTGGGAGGCTACGGGGTGGTGGGTGTCAGGCTCGCCCGGTTGTTGAGGGAGCGGCATCCCGAGCTGCCGCTCATCATCGCGGGCCGACGGAGTGAGCCGGCGAAGGAGCTGGCGGAGCAGTTGGGGCGGGCCCAGGGCGTGGCGTTGGACATCCGCGCTCGCGAGCCGCTGGCGGCGTTGGGCGGCAAGCCCCGGGCCGTGGTGTCGCTGGTCAATGACTCGGAGGACCACCTGCTGCTGTCCGCCGCGCGCGACGGGGTTCCCTTGCTGGACATCACCCGGTGGACATCCCGCGTGCGCGCCGCGCTGCTGCGCCTGTCCGGCACACCGCCGCGTGCGCCCGTGGTGCTGGGCTCGGCGTGGATGGCGGGGCTGGTGCCTCGGATGGTGGCGATGGTGGCCCCGCGCGTGGGGCGGCTGGAGCGCGTGGACGTGGGGATTCGCTTCGCGCTCGCGGACGCGGCGGGGCCCGACTCGCTGGAGTATGTGGACAGGCTCGGGTTGTCCTTCGACGTGACGGAGCAGGGGCAGGAGCGGCAGGTGCTTCCGCTGACGGATGGTCGCCGGGTGACGTTCTCGGATGGCCGCAGCACGCGTGTGTACCGGCTGGACACGCCCGAGCAGGCGACGCTGCCGGCGGTGCTGGGCGCGCGGAGCGTGGCGACCCGACTGGGCTACGACTCCAGCTCCGCGACGTGGACGCTGGTCGTGCTCCAGCGGCTGGGCATCCTGCGGCTTCTCCAGCATCCCCGGCTCACGCCGCTGCGCCGCTCCCTGTTGACGGTCAATGGCTCGGGCGCCGAGGCCGCGTGGCTGGCCGACGTCGAAGGCGAGCGCGGCCACATCCGCATCGAGGTCGTGGACCCCCAGGGCCAGGCGCACCTCACCGCGGTGGGCGCCTTGCTGGGCGTGGAGCGGCTGTTGGGCGTGGATGGCGCGCCGCCGCCTCCCGCGGGGGTGTGGTTCCCCGAGCACGAGCCTCGCGCGGATGAGACACTGGCCACGCTGCGCGCGTGTGGTGTCCAGGTGAAGCTGGACGAGGCGCGGGTGAAGGAGGCCGCCTGA
- a CDS encoding lysylphosphatidylglycerol synthase domain-containing protein produces the protein MNNVRGDMSLGRPMETAVVAQPVGVPWRRRVAGWLRPLFAMMGLGMLVLLIRRVGPRELGQVLLGAAPWLPWVALLEVGRQTLDALATRSAYGARAEHVPWRQLARAQLIGTAVSSMAPAGRAAAEATKAALLSPHMGGATATAAAATSQAASLAAGGLISFPCAAASYLLTDWSAFTLAMVGHGVLLVGASAGMRACMRARRPCSWLARRSQRMARHTEQFRETACHGALLPWGPMLAFLCSRGLQVAQYAVLTHAVGIDTSVVQALFSQGLYLCALAVGSLVPGQVGVSDGAFALAAGVLDTTAARAMSVALLNHLVQLVFVAAGALTPLVWRLPAAPRPASPAPVYR, from the coding sequence GTGAACAACGTGCGCGGGGACATGTCCCTGGGTCGGCCGATGGAGACCGCGGTGGTGGCGCAGCCGGTGGGGGTGCCCTGGCGGCGGCGGGTGGCGGGATGGCTCAGACCCCTGTTCGCGATGATGGGGCTGGGCATGCTGGTGCTCCTGATTCGCAGGGTGGGCCCGCGGGAGTTGGGCCAGGTCCTGCTGGGCGCGGCGCCGTGGCTGCCGTGGGTGGCGCTCCTGGAGGTGGGGCGCCAGACGTTGGACGCGCTCGCCACCCGGTCCGCGTATGGCGCCAGGGCGGAGCATGTCCCCTGGAGACAGCTGGCGCGCGCCCAGCTCATCGGCACCGCGGTGTCCAGCATGGCGCCCGCGGGCCGCGCGGCGGCGGAGGCCACCAAGGCCGCGCTCCTGTCCCCACACATGGGCGGCGCCACGGCGACGGCGGCGGCGGCCACGTCCCAGGCGGCCTCGCTGGCGGCGGGCGGCCTCATCTCCTTTCCCTGCGCGGCGGCGTCCTATCTGCTGACGGACTGGTCCGCCTTCACCCTGGCGATGGTGGGCCATGGCGTGCTGCTGGTGGGCGCCTCCGCGGGGATGCGCGCGTGCATGAGGGCACGCCGTCCCTGCTCCTGGCTGGCGCGCCGCTCCCAGCGCATGGCCCGCCACACGGAGCAGTTCCGCGAGACGGCGTGCCATGGCGCGCTCCTGCCGTGGGGACCCATGCTGGCGTTCCTGTGCAGCCGAGGCCTCCAGGTGGCCCAGTACGCGGTGCTCACGCACGCGGTGGGCATCGACACGTCCGTGGTGCAGGCGCTGTTCTCGCAAGGGCTCTACCTGTGCGCGCTGGCGGTGGGCTCGCTGGTGCCGGGGCAGGTGGGGGTGAGCGACGGAGCCTTCGCCCTGGCGGCGGGGGTGCTGGACACCACCGCCGCGCGCGCCATGTCCGTGGCGCTCCTCAATCACCTGGTGCAGCTCGTCTTCGTCGCGGCGGGGGCGCTCACGCCGCTGGTGTGGAGGCTTCCGGCGGCGCCTCGGCCGGCCTCACCCGCACCGGTGTACCGTTGA